In Candidatus Rhabdochlamydia sp. T3358, one genomic interval encodes:
- a CDS encoding nucleoside phosphorylase, with translation MLPQLHEKYSHPSLITPAKWLEYNRQKGLLPTINAPQAVIFCSHGRFLETILQKYKHKSYEGCFKKVFLLDDFPSIAIAYLGTGAPAAAHQMEALIAWGVARFVCIGTAGTLDAKVGIGDIVLFEKAVRDEGTSYHYIEASKYIHAPRRMTNLLTDLLKQTNTSHHIGSTWTTDGFYRQTSLEIQHFQQEGVLAVEMETAALFAIAHVHQIDLGAMVVISDSHTQLEWEPHLEDEKVENSLHSLFETALKAATSAL, from the coding sequence ATGTTACCCCAATTACATGAAAAATATAGTCATCCTTCTTTGATCACCCCAGCTAAATGGCTGGAATACAATCGTCAAAAAGGATTACTGCCTACCATTAATGCTCCTCAAGCCGTTATTTTTTGTTCTCATGGACGCTTTTTAGAAACCATCTTACAAAAATATAAACATAAGAGTTATGAAGGTTGTTTTAAAAAGGTTTTCTTACTAGACGATTTTCCTTCGATTGCAATCGCTTACTTAGGAACCGGTGCTCCTGCTGCTGCTCATCAAATGGAAGCACTTATTGCTTGGGGAGTTGCTCGTTTTGTTTGTATAGGTACAGCTGGCACGCTTGATGCTAAAGTAGGTATTGGGGATATTGTGCTTTTTGAAAAAGCTGTTCGCGATGAAGGAACCTCCTATCACTATATAGAAGCTAGTAAATACATCCATGCACCTCGCCGTATGACTAATCTTTTAACCGATTTATTAAAACAAACAAATACTTCTCATCACATTGGCAGCACCTGGACAACAGATGGTTTCTATAGACAAACCTCATTGGAAATCCAGCATTTTCAACAAGAAGGAGTATTAGCTGTTGAAATGGAAACAGCCGCTTTATTCGCTATAGCTCATGTTCATCAAATCGATCTAGGGGCAATGGTTGTGATCAGCGATTCTCATACTCAGCTAGAGTGGGAACCTCATTTGGAAGATGAAAAAGTAGAAAATAGCTTGCATTCTCTATTTGAAACCGCTTTGAAAGCCGCTACTTCTGCTCTTTAG
- the ileS gene encoding isoleucine--tRNA ligase yields the protein MFDINSQESFPEREERILAFWQSQNIFEKSVEQNRLNPVFSVYDGPPFATGLPHYGHILAGTIKDVIPRYKTMQGYFVPRRFGWDCHGLPVENEIEKAKELSGASCIETFGISQFNEECRSIVMRYTKEWEYTVMRMGRFVSFADTWRTMDLSFMESVWWVFAQLYKQGLVYEGYKVMPFSAQLGTPLSNFEANLNYKEVDDPSLTVLFSLVDEPNTSFVVWTTTPWTLPSNLAIMVNENFEYVKIRREDHYYILARNRLGHYFKEGEYETIATFKGSSLVSKRYHPLFPYFSSYEGFRVIAEVSVSSEEGTGLVHAAPAFGEVDFYACSKEGIEVVCPIDHNGKFTKLVPDYEGLFVKDADKEIIRRLKKEGKVLHHAQIRHRYPFCWRSDTPLIYRAVCTWFVAVEKIKDRMIAANQKVHWVPNHLKEGRFGKWLENARDWAISRNRYWGTPIPIWRSEDGEIIVLSSIEDLQQRTGATVSDLHRHYIDSLTFIANGKEFKRIPEVFDCWFESGSMPYAQNHYPFEKKQETLDRFPADFIAEGLDQTRGWFYTLMVIATALFDEPAFKNVIVNGIILAEDGNKMSKRLKNYPEPQLVFNRYGADAVRLYLLSSPVVHAEDLRFSERGVELVLRQMLIPFWNSVVFLSTYAKIYQWDPKEIEFSAPKFDIDRWILSCLQGLIQEVTDGLDRYELHRAVDPFVKFIDQLTNWYIRRNRARFWAEEDTIDRRLAFETLYTVLINLAKIAAPFIPFLSEGIYLYLKTSQDPQSVHLCSFPVYNPMHRDQLLEEQMSYVQTVVSMGHALRKESKLKVRQPLRSAFIASSEFEVLKQLKSQKQLIADELNVKEVIFKEDETAFVRLLVKPNFRVLGKKVGKLMSAVKTALENLPQKELNRLLEENQYELIIENETILLSSDDIAIERQVKEGLVASATGSVIVAINTVLDEELLLEGLARELVNKINTMRRDLSFAVSDRIEISLNTTEKVKQALSIHQDYVMTQVLGVKLEYSSQEEGSIWDLNGEKTFIAIARWE from the coding sequence ATGTTTGATATCAATTCACAAGAAAGTTTTCCTGAGCGGGAAGAGCGTATTTTAGCATTTTGGCAAAGCCAGAACATTTTTGAAAAATCTGTAGAGCAAAATCGCTTAAATCCTGTTTTTTCTGTATATGATGGCCCTCCTTTTGCAACAGGACTTCCTCATTACGGGCATATTTTAGCTGGAACCATTAAAGATGTAATTCCTAGATATAAGACCATGCAGGGCTATTTTGTGCCTCGTCGATTTGGTTGGGATTGTCATGGATTACCTGTAGAAAATGAGATTGAAAAGGCTAAAGAGTTATCGGGGGCTTCTTGTATTGAAACGTTTGGGATTTCTCAATTCAATGAAGAATGTCGCAGTATTGTTATGCGCTATACGAAAGAATGGGAATATACAGTGATGCGCATGGGACGTTTTGTGAGTTTTGCGGATACTTGGCGAACCATGGATCTTAGCTTTATGGAATCTGTATGGTGGGTTTTTGCTCAATTATACAAACAAGGATTGGTTTATGAGGGCTATAAAGTGATGCCTTTCTCTGCTCAATTAGGGACGCCTTTATCCAATTTTGAAGCTAATCTGAATTATAAGGAAGTAGATGATCCCTCTCTTACCGTGCTGTTTTCTCTTGTAGATGAGCCAAATACTTCCTTTGTCGTGTGGACAACAACCCCTTGGACTCTGCCATCTAATCTAGCAATTATGGTGAATGAGAATTTTGAGTATGTAAAGATCAGGCGAGAAGATCATTACTATATCTTAGCACGTAATCGGCTAGGGCATTATTTTAAAGAAGGGGAGTATGAGACCATTGCTACCTTTAAGGGCTCTTCTTTGGTTTCTAAGCGTTATCATCCGCTGTTTCCTTATTTTTCTAGTTACGAAGGCTTTAGAGTCATTGCAGAGGTTTCTGTTAGCAGTGAAGAAGGAACAGGCCTTGTACATGCAGCTCCAGCATTTGGAGAGGTGGACTTTTATGCATGCAGCAAAGAAGGCATCGAAGTAGTTTGCCCCATTGATCATAATGGTAAATTTACCAAGCTAGTTCCTGACTACGAGGGTCTGTTTGTAAAAGATGCCGATAAAGAAATCATTCGGCGATTGAAAAAAGAGGGGAAAGTTTTACATCATGCGCAGATTCGTCACCGTTATCCTTTTTGTTGGCGCTCTGATACACCTTTAATTTATCGAGCTGTCTGCACTTGGTTTGTCGCGGTAGAAAAAATCAAAGATCGAATGATCGCTGCTAACCAAAAGGTTCACTGGGTTCCCAATCATCTTAAAGAAGGTCGTTTTGGCAAGTGGTTAGAAAACGCGCGAGATTGGGCGATTTCAAGAAATCGCTACTGGGGAACACCTATCCCTATTTGGCGTAGCGAAGATGGGGAAATTATTGTTTTATCTAGTATTGAAGATCTACAACAAAGAACAGGAGCCACTGTTTCTGATTTACATAGGCATTACATCGATTCTTTAACATTTATTGCAAATGGTAAGGAGTTTAAGCGCATACCAGAAGTGTTTGATTGTTGGTTTGAATCAGGTTCTATGCCTTATGCACAAAACCATTACCCTTTTGAAAAAAAACAAGAAACATTAGATCGGTTTCCTGCAGATTTCATCGCAGAGGGATTAGATCAAACACGTGGTTGGTTTTATACCTTAATGGTTATTGCAACAGCGTTATTTGACGAGCCGGCTTTTAAGAATGTCATTGTCAATGGAATTATCTTGGCAGAAGATGGCAATAAGATGTCAAAGCGCCTTAAGAATTATCCAGAACCGCAATTGGTTTTTAACCGTTATGGGGCTGATGCGGTGCGTTTATACCTACTGAGTAGTCCCGTTGTTCATGCAGAAGATTTGCGTTTTTCAGAACGTGGAGTAGAATTAGTTCTTCGCCAGATGCTGATTCCTTTTTGGAACTCAGTGGTTTTTTTGTCTACCTATGCAAAGATTTATCAGTGGGATCCCAAAGAAATAGAGTTTTCTGCTCCTAAGTTCGATATTGATCGTTGGATCTTGTCTTGTTTACAAGGATTAATTCAAGAGGTAACAGATGGGTTAGATCGTTATGAATTACATCGAGCAGTCGATCCTTTTGTAAAATTCATTGATCAATTAACCAATTGGTATATTCGTAGAAATCGAGCTAGGTTCTGGGCAGAAGAAGATACGATAGATCGTAGATTAGCGTTTGAAACGCTATATACAGTATTAATTAATTTAGCCAAAATCGCAGCCCCATTTATTCCTTTTTTAAGCGAAGGAATCTATCTTTATTTAAAAACTAGCCAAGACCCTCAATCGGTTCACCTGTGCTCCTTTCCAGTCTATAATCCTATGCATAGAGATCAGCTCTTAGAAGAGCAGATGTCTTATGTACAAACCGTAGTAAGTATGGGGCATGCATTGCGTAAGGAAAGTAAATTAAAAGTTCGTCAGCCTTTGCGCTCTGCCTTTATTGCGTCTTCTGAATTTGAGGTTTTAAAGCAGCTTAAATCACAAAAGCAACTAATTGCTGATGAGCTCAATGTAAAAGAGGTGATCTTTAAGGAGGATGAAACAGCATTTGTTCGACTTTTGGTAAAACCAAATTTTCGTGTTTTAGGTAAAAAAGTAGGCAAACTAATGAGTGCTGTCAAAACAGCCTTAGAAAATCTTCCTCAAAAAGAGCTGAATCGATTACTTGAAGAGAATCAATATGAGTTGATCATTGAAAACGAAACCATTCTTTTAAGCTCTGATGACATCGCAATAGAGCGTCAAGTAAAAGAAGGATTAGTAGCTTCTGCAACAGGTTCAGTGATTGTTGCTATTAATACTGTTTTAGACGAAGAGTTATTATTAGAGGGATTAGCAAGGGAATTGGTTAATAAGATTAATACTATGCGCCGAGATTTGAGTTTTGCAGTAAGTGATCGAATTGAGATTAGTCTTAATACCACAGAAAAAGTTAAACAAGCTTTATCTATTCATCAAGATTACGTGATGACGCAAGTACTAGGGGTAAAACTGGAGTATAGTTCTCAAGAAGAGGGGAGTATTTGGGATTTAAATGGAGAAAAGACCTTTATTGCAATAGCGCGCTGGGAATAA
- a CDS encoding DUF6789 family protein, with protein sequence MQNRTFSQRNLIIGVLSGIFAGIILAFALLHFDSITAIGQLVGLSNIFSSLFFYLFLTAILGAIFAVAVCKISKKPKRALIWGALYGVLLWIIHLLMLMAKMKTECPSEEYFFIKPLLLLGYVVFGIILGLIYGWLKTRNK encoded by the coding sequence ATGCAAAATAGGACTTTTTCTCAAAGAAATTTAATTATTGGTGTTTTAAGCGGGATTTTTGCAGGAATCATCCTCGCATTTGCTTTACTCCATTTCGATTCTATTACAGCTATTGGGCAGCTAGTTGGATTATCTAATATCTTTAGCAGTTTATTTTTCTATTTATTCTTAACAGCTATTCTAGGAGCTATATTTGCTGTAGCTGTTTGTAAAATCTCCAAAAAACCCAAAAGAGCCCTTATTTGGGGGGCTTTATATGGAGTGCTTTTATGGATAATCCATCTTCTAATGCTTATGGCTAAAATGAAAACCGAATGCCCCTCTGAAGAGTATTTCTTTATAAAACCTCTTTTACTATTAGGGTATGTAGTTTTTGGAATAATCTTGGGTCTAATCTACGGATGGTTAAAAACACGTAATAAATAA
- a CDS encoding AAA family ATPase gives MSLAISNAFIQTIPIRVVGMALGYCAYERFSQVVNAKSSTVPTNYLPYIGLIAGALAITQQAIVIYAVALLVLIPLKYAITKEQPINKIPSFLEDMHKAVGLEDHNYIPLLRATKQIAAFINNAEKRNVMITGPAGSGKTALVEDIVQRICKKDSSLPENLLTKKFYKVSCVALMSGTSYRGSLEEKIDKILQFAKSQENGVIIFDEIHQLAMANKNNIGNNNISILDFFKEDLARSEISIIGMTTNEEFARHLNDPALGRRFNRIKLKHPSFEDSLKMLEERTKGLLKRYPSITIAEDIYKEVLTLAQKLLHQNSSLIDQGFNLLQTAFTVANSEGRNRIDKKDMENICKEYFDMNPDTFVDERLD, from the coding sequence ATGAGTTTAGCTATTTCTAACGCTTTTATTCAAACAATTCCTATTAGAGTTGTAGGAATGGCTCTTGGCTACTGTGCCTATGAAAGGTTTTCTCAAGTTGTAAATGCAAAATCTTCAACTGTACCCACTAATTATTTACCTTATATAGGACTTATTGCTGGCGCTTTAGCGATCACACAGCAAGCTATTGTCATCTATGCTGTGGCGCTTCTTGTCTTGATTCCTTTAAAATATGCAATAACAAAAGAACAGCCCATAAATAAAATCCCCTCATTTTTGGAAGATATGCACAAGGCTGTGGGTTTAGAGGATCACAATTACATTCCATTACTAAGAGCAACTAAACAGATAGCGGCTTTTATTAATAACGCTGAAAAGCGCAATGTGATGATCACAGGCCCTGCTGGTTCAGGCAAAACAGCCTTAGTAGAAGATATTGTTCAAAGAATTTGCAAAAAGGACTCCTCTTTACCTGAAAACCTTCTTACTAAGAAATTTTATAAAGTTTCTTGTGTAGCTCTTATGAGCGGTACAAGCTACCGAGGCTCTCTTGAAGAGAAAATTGATAAAATATTACAGTTTGCTAAGAGTCAAGAAAATGGTGTAATTATTTTTGATGAAATACATCAACTTGCCATGGCCAATAAAAACAATATAGGAAATAATAACATATCTATTTTAGATTTCTTTAAGGAAGATTTAGCAAGAAGCGAGATCTCTATTATTGGCATGACAACTAATGAGGAATTTGCACGTCATTTAAACGATCCAGCTCTTGGGCGTCGCTTCAATAGAATTAAATTAAAGCATCCCTCTTTTGAAGATAGTTTAAAAATGCTAGAAGAGCGAACAAAGGGGCTGTTAAAAAGATACCCAAGCATTACTATTGCAGAGGATATATATAAAGAGGTATTAACTCTTGCGCAAAAACTACTGCATCAAAACTCTTCTCTCATAGATCAAGGTTTTAATCTTTTACAAACAGCTTTTACTGTTGCTAATTCTGAAGGTAGAAATCGTATAGATAAAAAAGACATGGAAAATATCTGCAAAGAATATTTTGACATGAACCCAGATACCTTTGTTGATGAGAGACTTGATTAA
- the def gene encoding peptide deformylase, which translates to MIKKDNVEFCPCTSGLSYQTCCQPFHNGALAKNALMLMRARYAAYALDLSSYIIKTTHPASPQYGDDHEEWVKEISHFSKTFQFNRLEVLSFKEKEKIATVTFVAHISQNDQDATFTERSYFEKIKDQWLYKNGQLCEGRVPNLMTTEQLKVLPLAYYDDPILRKKAEPITEITEDVKKLIEEMKQTMDACNGIGLAAPQVHHSIKLFMIREPTNKELDKNKVKWGELKVFINPKISSPSEKTWKESEGCLSIPNIYADVERPQEITVEYMNIEGKILKQRVSGWEARVILHENDHIDGILFIDRLSQQEAEKLTPFLENLKKRIHNSFML; encoded by the coding sequence ATGATTAAAAAAGATAATGTAGAATTCTGCCCTTGCACCAGTGGTTTGTCTTATCAAACATGTTGTCAACCTTTTCACAATGGCGCTTTGGCAAAGAATGCCTTGATGCTTATGCGTGCACGCTACGCAGCTTATGCACTTGATTTAAGTTCTTATATTATTAAGACCACCCATCCTGCAAGTCCACAGTATGGCGATGACCATGAAGAGTGGGTAAAAGAAATCTCTCATTTTTCCAAAACCTTTCAGTTTAATCGATTAGAGGTGCTTTCTTTTAAAGAAAAGGAAAAGATTGCTACTGTAACTTTTGTAGCACACATATCTCAAAATGACCAAGATGCTACATTTACAGAAAGAAGCTACTTTGAAAAGATCAAAGATCAGTGGCTCTACAAAAACGGACAACTCTGTGAAGGACGTGTTCCTAATTTGATGACTACAGAGCAATTAAAGGTATTGCCTCTTGCCTATTATGATGATCCCATTCTCCGAAAAAAAGCCGAGCCGATTACAGAAATTACAGAAGATGTAAAAAAGCTCATTGAAGAGATGAAACAGACAATGGATGCTTGTAATGGGATAGGGCTTGCCGCTCCTCAAGTGCATCACTCAATCAAGCTCTTTATGATTAGAGAGCCCACCAATAAAGAGCTAGATAAAAACAAAGTAAAATGGGGAGAGCTAAAAGTATTTATTAATCCCAAAATATCTTCTCCTAGCGAAAAGACATGGAAGGAATCGGAAGGATGTCTATCGATTCCAAATATTTATGCAGATGTAGAAAGACCTCAAGAAATAACTGTTGAGTATATGAACATAGAAGGAAAGATCCTCAAGCAGCGTGTTTCAGGCTGGGAAGCTAGAGTCATTCTGCATGAAAATGATCATATTGATGGCATCTTATTTATCGACCGACTCAGTCAACAAGAAGCTGAAAAGCTTACACCTTTTTTAGAAAACTTAAAAAAGCGCATACATAATAGCTTTATGTTATAA
- a CDS encoding cation:proton antiporter, whose protein sequence is MHKIFIYSLLLIIGITVSQTAHLASYQSYLHFFTLTLLAYIMIEVGTEFDLNKKNLKSYGKDYLIAMTAAAFPWIFCSAYFFLVFDLTLQQSALIGRFAAPTSTGLLFAMLMAAGLAGTWVFKKVRILAIFDDLDTVLFIVPLQLIYIGLQSQIIFILLITVLLLIVAYRYLHRVSLPTNKLCIFIYALLLTGLIEFLKAVDVLDLEILLPAFVLGCVLKAPHKKIEQPIAIKFDNSLKFIYMFLVGCSLAKISFGHISWVMLSFHVLMLTVLANLGKLFPMFCYKKEVSLRERTALSVAMWPRGEVGAGILMISTQYQLPPIALELAGLSLTLNLALSGAFIYLVIWLMKKPLKRT, encoded by the coding sequence ATGCACAAGATTTTTATATACAGTTTACTTTTAATCATTGGTATTACTGTCTCGCAAACCGCTCATTTAGCTTCTTATCAAAGCTATCTACACTTTTTTACTCTAACCCTTCTAGCCTATATTATGATCGAAGTAGGTACAGAGTTTGATTTAAATAAAAAAAACCTCAAAAGTTATGGAAAAGATTACCTGATCGCAATGACTGCTGCAGCCTTTCCTTGGATCTTTTGTAGTGCTTATTTTTTCTTAGTTTTTGATCTAACCCTTCAGCAATCAGCCTTAATTGGAAGGTTTGCTGCACCTACTTCAACAGGTCTTTTATTTGCCATGTTAATGGCTGCAGGTCTAGCTGGCACTTGGGTATTTAAAAAAGTCCGAATTTTAGCCATCTTTGATGATTTAGATACTGTATTATTTATTGTTCCTCTCCAGCTTATATATATTGGTCTACAATCTCAAATCATTTTTATTTTACTGATTACCGTTCTTCTTTTAATCGTTGCTTACCGCTATTTACATCGAGTATCTCTACCTACAAATAAACTCTGTATTTTTATTTATGCGCTGCTTTTAACAGGGCTTATAGAATTTCTTAAGGCAGTTGATGTTTTAGATTTGGAAATTTTACTGCCAGCCTTTGTATTAGGATGTGTTCTCAAAGCTCCCCATAAAAAAATAGAGCAACCTATCGCCATTAAATTTGATAATAGCCTTAAATTTATCTATATGTTTCTTGTAGGATGTTCTTTAGCTAAAATATCTTTTGGGCATATCTCTTGGGTGATGCTCTCCTTTCATGTGCTTATGCTGACAGTCCTTGCTAACCTAGGCAAACTATTCCCCATGTTCTGCTATAAAAAGGAAGTAAGCTTAAGAGAGAGAACCGCTTTAAGTGTTGCCATGTGGCCTCGAGGAGAAGTAGGTGCTGGAATTTTAATGATTTCTACTCAATACCAACTCCCTCCTATCGCTTTAGAACTAGCAGGCCTTAGTTTAACGCTAAACCTAGCTCTATCTGGAGCTTTTATTTATCTGGTGATTTGGCTCATGAAAAAACCTCTTAAGAGGACTTAA
- a CDS encoding DEAD/DEAH box helicase: MTSKNFEDLIQEPLILQAIKDLGFTVPSDVQQQAIPEILKGKDLRASAQTGTGKTAAFMLPALCRLLKKSSSRGPKILVLVPTRELAMQVVEETTKLSRHLRHITSVFICGGIPYHVQNRKLSRNFDILIATPGRLIECLEEKRIHLSNLEMLILDEADRMLDMGFIEPVKYIASMAPKSRQTLMFSATYDRKVLDLANNLLTNPMEIIVEKTAANYDLIEQHIRQTNNLEQKYKFLDEILSDPNIEKAIIFSSTKKQTEQIADKLCDDGLIAAALHGGMNQHQRTRTMKKLRSGLIKVIVTTDVMARGIDIPAVSHVINFDLPKTLDDYVHRIGRTGRAGAKGKAFSFASSRDYEMLDEVERFIDDPNDSTSKPQSRSRSRSRSRSPQPRRRSR, translated from the coding sequence ATGACAAGTAAAAATTTCGAAGACCTCATTCAAGAACCATTAATTCTTCAAGCAATTAAAGATTTAGGGTTTACAGTTCCCTCAGATGTTCAACAACAAGCAATCCCTGAAATTTTAAAGGGAAAAGACTTGCGCGCTTCTGCACAAACAGGAACAGGCAAGACAGCAGCTTTTATGCTACCTGCTCTTTGCCGATTATTAAAAAAATCCTCTTCTCGAGGACCAAAGATCTTGGTTTTGGTTCCTACACGCGAATTAGCCATGCAAGTAGTTGAAGAAACCACCAAGCTAAGCCGTCATCTTCGCCATATAACCAGTGTGTTTATTTGCGGAGGAATTCCTTATCATGTTCAAAATCGAAAGCTTTCAAGAAATTTTGATATTCTGATCGCAACTCCTGGTAGGCTCATCGAATGCTTGGAAGAAAAGCGCATTCATCTATCTAATTTGGAGATGCTCATTTTGGATGAAGCAGATAGAATGCTCGATATGGGATTTATTGAACCTGTTAAGTATATCGCTTCTATGGCACCAAAATCGCGTCAAACTTTGATGTTTTCCGCTACTTATGACAGAAAAGTCTTAGATCTGGCAAATAACCTGCTAACAAATCCAATGGAGATTATTGTTGAAAAGACAGCTGCTAACTATGATCTAATTGAACAACACATTCGTCAAACAAATAACTTAGAACAAAAGTATAAATTTTTAGATGAGATTTTATCTGATCCAAATATAGAAAAAGCTATTATTTTCTCTTCTACTAAGAAACAGACAGAGCAAATTGCTGATAAATTGTGCGACGATGGCCTAATAGCAGCAGCTCTACATGGCGGCATGAATCAACATCAAAGAACAAGAACAATGAAGAAACTCCGCAGTGGGCTTATTAAAGTAATAGTCACAACTGATGTAATGGCTCGTGGAATTGATATACCAGCAGTTAGCCACGTAATCAATTTTGATCTGCCTAAGACCTTAGATGATTATGTCCATCGTATTGGCAGAACAGGTCGCGCAGGAGCCAAAGGAAAAGCCTTTTCATTTGCTTCTTCTAGAGATTACGAAATGCTTGACGAAGTAGAAAGATTCATTGATGATCCTAATGATTCTACTTCTAAACCACAAAGCAGAAGTAGAAGCAGAAGTAGAAGCAGAAGTCCTCAACCGAGAAGACGCTCAAGATAA
- the lepB gene encoding signal peptidase I: MDTRIEIEASLTALQNAILQKDRPLADRLAKEAQGFGLTCLKKGSFDYFRDVVIGVFIALIIALLIRQMWFELYEIPSGSMRPTFKEKDRLIVSKTDFGINIPLKTKHLYFDPDLIKRNSIVIFTGENMDIYDVDTMYFYLFPGKKQYIKRLIGKPGDTLYFYGGQIYGIDKDGKDITQELQLTSLKQIEHIPFINFQRKVELSHKNNNSLIFYQMNEPVAEFNLQKNQAKMLSSVSDFITDYSDLWGFKNFGMARLLNSEELKEFHLKEVPKGVLYLEIKHHPSLQSVQLTKDEYKNVYPKIQLSTSIIALQESHLKALMQNLYTARFVVKNHQVCRYPDTCVGKKAFAPVLAGIPDGCYEFYHGKAYRILWQGMNQELPPSHPLYAYSPQNVQLLFNLGIDWDNRFLKQKKEQRLVPARYAYFRNQDFYLMGAPILKHDDPSLVEFVRKESSSPTPFMDYGPPLLKNGVLDVEFIKKYGLTIPLKMYLVLGDNHAMSSDSRDFGFVPEDNLKGSPSWIFWPPGSRWGRPNQPLYPWLNLPNLIVYSCGAIGLVFCLYRWIQKNKLPIL, from the coding sequence GTGGATACCCGTATTGAGATAGAGGCTTCTTTAACCGCTCTACAAAATGCGATTTTACAAAAAGATAGACCCTTAGCCGACCGACTAGCTAAAGAAGCTCAAGGCTTTGGTCTGACTTGCTTAAAAAAAGGATCCTTTGATTACTTCCGGGATGTGGTAATTGGTGTATTCATTGCTTTAATCATTGCACTCTTAATCCGTCAAATGTGGTTTGAGCTCTACGAAATTCCATCTGGATCGATGCGTCCTACCTTTAAAGAAAAAGATCGCTTAATTGTGTCTAAAACAGATTTTGGAATCAATATTCCCTTAAAAACAAAACATTTGTATTTCGATCCCGATTTAATAAAACGTAATTCCATTGTGATTTTTACTGGAGAAAACATGGATATCTACGATGTAGATACTATGTATTTTTATCTATTCCCCGGGAAAAAACAGTACATCAAGCGTCTCATTGGCAAGCCAGGAGACACTCTCTATTTTTATGGAGGACAGATATATGGGATTGATAAAGACGGTAAGGATATTACCCAAGAATTGCAATTAACTTCACTAAAGCAAATTGAACATATCCCCTTTATTAATTTCCAGCGCAAAGTCGAGCTCTCTCATAAAAACAATAATTCCCTTATTTTTTACCAAATGAATGAGCCTGTTGCAGAGTTTAATCTACAAAAAAACCAAGCTAAAATGCTTAGCTCTGTTTCTGACTTTATTACAGATTACAGCGATTTATGGGGCTTTAAAAACTTTGGCATGGCAAGGCTACTTAACTCAGAAGAACTAAAAGAGTTTCATTTAAAAGAAGTTCCAAAGGGGGTTTTATATTTAGAGATTAAACATCACCCTTCTTTGCAATCTGTGCAATTAACAAAAGATGAGTATAAAAATGTATATCCCAAAATACAGTTAAGCACATCTATTATTGCACTACAAGAAAGCCACTTAAAAGCGCTAATGCAAAATTTATACACAGCGCGTTTTGTTGTAAAAAATCATCAAGTGTGTCGCTATCCCGATACTTGTGTTGGAAAAAAAGCCTTTGCTCCTGTTCTTGCCGGTATACCTGACGGGTGTTATGAATTTTATCATGGGAAGGCTTATCGCATACTCTGGCAAGGAATGAATCAAGAACTGCCACCCTCTCATCCTCTATATGCATATAGTCCACAAAATGTGCAGCTTTTGTTCAATCTTGGAATAGATTGGGATAATCGATTCTTAAAACAGAAGAAAGAGCAGCGATTAGTACCAGCTCGTTATGCGTATTTTCGCAATCAAGATTTTTATCTGATGGGAGCACCGATCTTAAAACACGATGACCCCTCTCTTGTAGAATTTGTAAGAAAAGAGAGCTCTTCTCCCACACCTTTTATGGATTATGGCCCTCCTTTGCTTAAAAATGGGGTTCTTGATGTGGAGTTTATTAAAAAATACGGCCTTACTATCCCCTTAAAAATGTACCTTGTTTTAGGCGATAATCACGCAATGAGCTCAGATAGCCGTGATTTTGGGTTTGTTCCTGAAGATAATTTAAAAGGAAGCCCTAGCTGGATTTTTTGGCCTCCTGGATCTCGATGGGGAAGACCTAACCAACCTCTTTATCCTTGGCTAAACCTACCAAATCTCATTGTATATAGCTGTGGAGCTATAGGGCTTGTCTTCTGCTTATATCGTTGGATCCAAAAAAACAAGCTACCTATTCTATAA